The following coding sequences lie in one Ctenopharyngodon idella isolate HZGC_01 chromosome 11, HZGC01, whole genome shotgun sequence genomic window:
- the mrpl45 gene encoding 39S ribosomal protein L45, mitochondrial encodes MATSICRTLKYFQPITCQNIKYAVSLLDVRLPQPVLVPIRTKKRYFIPPAVNVKTQTEQEAKARAAGVVVRQQYIERPINISCTAGIFDPYVPPEGDARLSTLSKEGLKQRTEQLRQSAASQLSIRKIKDHDPDFSTKAFPELAQQIFIDAHAALTQFNKEKLHSLVTERCYPEMVRGNRYKTLRWRFIESLEPPRVVHARCPDMISKGNLYGQVTLRMHSRQTLAIYDRFGRLMLGDEDEPRDVLEYLVLERHLVNPYGRWRLHGKIVPAWAPPKDPIIKTIMIPGPKLNPEDEFENLNYQIPKPKAVQWYK; translated from the exons ATGGCGACATCCATTTGTAGGACGTTGAAATACTTTCAACCGATAACGTGTCAAAATATTAAG TATGCCGTGTCGTTGCTGGACGTGCGGCTGCCGCAGCCGGTGTTGGTTCCTATCCGCACAAAGAAGCGCTACTTCATTCCTCCAGCGGTGAATGTGAAAACACAAACCGAGCAGGAGGCTAAAGCCAGGGCTGCGGGTGTGGTGGTCCGACAGCAGTACATAGAGAGACCCATCAACATCTCCTGCACAG ctggcaTCTTTGATCCGTACGTTCCTCCTGAAGGAGATGCTCGCCTCTCCACTCTGTCCAAAGAAGGTCTGAAACAGCGCACAGAACAGCTGCGTCAGAGTGCAGCGTCACAGCTGTC GATTCGTAAAATAAAGGATCATGACCCCGATTTCTCCACTAAAGCGTTTCCAGAACTAGCTCAACAGATCTTCATAGATGCTCATGCAGCGCTCACACA ATTTAACAAAGAAAAGCTCCATTCTTTGGTGACAGAGAGGTGTTACCCT GAAATGGTTCGGGGGAACCGTTATAAGACTCTGCGCTGGCGCTTCATTGAATCACTAGAGCCACCGCGGGTGGTTCATGCACGGTGTCCTGACATGATCAGCAAGGGCAACCTGTACGGCCAGGTGACTCTCCGCATGCATTCTAGACAG ACATTGGCAATCTATGACCGATTTGGCCGGTTGATGCTTGGGGATGAGGATGAACCAAGGGACGTCCTGGAATACCTTGTGTTGGAGAGGCATCTGGTCAACCCTTATGGGCGCTGGAGACTTCACGGCAAGATTGTTCCAGCATGGGCTCCCCCAAAAGATCCCATTATTAAG ACTATCATGATTCCTGGTCCTAAGCTGAATCCCGAGGACGAGTTTGAGAATCTGAATTACCAGATACCAAAGCCGAAGGCAGTGCAGTGGTATAAGTAA